The Hymenobacter sp. GOD-10R genome includes a window with the following:
- a CDS encoding type 1 glutamine amidotransferase domain-containing protein, with amino-acid sequence MSLFGSDKLKGKKIAIVATDGFEQVELTKPKKYLEDEGADVDVISLKSGSIKGWDMTDWGDKVDVDKTIDEVNAADYDALVLPGGQINPDKLRLEKSVVDFASEFMRSGKVVAAICHGPWTLIETGLVHGKTMTSWPSLKTDLKNAGAHWVDEEVVVDKGLITSRKPDDIPAFNKKIVEEILEGQHAPRS; translated from the coding sequence ATGAGTCTCTTTGGAAGTGATAAACTGAAAGGCAAGAAGATAGCCATTGTTGCCACCGACGGCTTCGAACAAGTTGAGTTGACTAAGCCCAAGAAATACCTCGAAGACGAGGGCGCCGACGTCGACGTAATTTCTCTGAAAAGCGGTTCCATCAAAGGGTGGGACATGACCGATTGGGGCGACAAAGTAGATGTCGACAAAACTATTGACGAAGTAAACGCCGCTGATTACGATGCCCTTGTGCTGCCCGGTGGCCAGATCAACCCAGACAAGCTGCGCCTAGAGAAATCAGTCGTAGACTTCGCTAGCGAGTTCATGCGCTCGGGTAAAGTAGTGGCTGCCATCTGCCACGGCCCCTGGACGCTGATCGAAACCGGCCTGGTACACGGCAAAACCATGACCAGCTGGCCTAGCCTCAAAACGGACCTCAAGAACGCCGGTGCCCACTGGGTCGACGAAGAGGTAGTAGTAGACAAAGGCTTGATCACCAGCCGCAAGCCCGATGATATTCCGGCCTTCAACAAGAAGATAGTAGAAGAAATCTTAGAAGGTCAGCACGCGCCTCGTTCGTAA
- a CDS encoding DUF6992 family protein, which yields MNAINHSRELMIEHGMGMLGAWALLNLLVSGYFAARTDTRTEIHYFHQMNIGWNFVNAVLAVAGILRAHPNQVAGMNLATSLTEQFTTEKILLFNAGLDVAYLACGSWLRARAASALQRPERLLGFGQSLWLQGGFLLLFDLGLYLRYHSFANELLGLLPA from the coding sequence ATGAATGCCATTAATCATAGCCGGGAGCTGATGATAGAGCACGGCATGGGGATGCTCGGCGCGTGGGCGCTGCTCAATTTGCTAGTGAGCGGCTATTTTGCGGCTCGCACCGATACACGCACCGAGATTCACTACTTCCATCAAATGAACATTGGTTGGAACTTCGTGAATGCGGTGCTTGCCGTGGCTGGCATCTTACGGGCCCACCCCAACCAGGTAGCAGGTATGAACTTGGCTACTAGCCTCACCGAGCAATTTACCACCGAAAAGATCTTGCTATTCAACGCCGGCCTCGACGTGGCGTACTTAGCTTGCGGCAGCTGGCTCCGCGCCCGCGCAGCCTCCGCGCTTCAGCGCCCCGAGCGGCTACTCGGTTTTGGCCAGTCACTCTGGTTGCAAGGCGGATTTCTGCTCTTGTTCGACCTAGGCCTTTATCTGCGCTATCATTCGTTTGCCAACGAACTACTGGGCCTACTTCCCGCCTAG
- a CDS encoding porin family protein, with the protein MKKLLLFFALCLASTTFVRAQEGPPGIRSSTDYGTGTNDSRNNGFGIKGGWNLAGVRGDNKSSLTNRNNLNGFLAGIYAQFALNDAFSIQPEFLYSRKGYEADPSGAAVLLRKTQLDYLQVPVLFVYNFLDNVSVHVGPQVALLINAKNSTLDTSISQAGFHSLDYGAVGGLEARIGPARVGARYDLGLAKIRKASAMPMGDKLYNQAVQVYLGLGFSR; encoded by the coding sequence ATGAAAAAGCTTCTTCTCTTTTTCGCGCTTTGCCTTGCCTCTACCACGTTCGTTCGGGCACAAGAAGGCCCTCCTGGTATCCGTTCGTCCACTGATTACGGCACCGGCACCAACGATTCGCGCAATAACGGCTTTGGCATCAAAGGCGGTTGGAACCTGGCCGGCGTGCGCGGCGACAACAAAAGCTCTCTCACCAACCGCAACAACCTCAACGGTTTTTTGGCAGGCATTTACGCCCAATTTGCGCTAAATGACGCCTTTTCTATTCAGCCAGAATTCCTGTACTCGCGCAAAGGCTACGAGGCCGACCCAAGCGGCGCAGCCGTGCTGCTACGGAAAACCCAGCTCGATTATCTACAGGTACCCGTGCTGTTCGTGTATAACTTTCTCGACAATGTGAGTGTGCACGTTGGACCGCAGGTTGCCTTGCTGATCAATGCCAAGAACTCAACCTTAGATACCAGCATCAGCCAAGCCGGCTTTCATAGCCTCGACTACGGCGCCGTGGGCGGCCTCGAGGCTCGCATTGGACCAGCCCGCGTAGGCGCCCGCTACGACCTAGGCCTAGCAAAAATCCGGAAGGCTTCGGCCATGCCCATGGGTGATAAGCTCTACAATCAAGCGGTCCAGGTATACCTAGGTCTGGGCTTTTCGCGATAA
- a CDS encoding histone deacetylase: MLPIAWAPCYAHSLPAGHRFPMLKYELLPEQLLREGIVTEANFFRPTPPLEEDILRTHTADYYHRLQHGQLTRQEERATGFPWSEALFIREVTILGGTIECARRALHHGVALNVAGGTHHAFADRGEGFCLLNDQAAAAHYLLAHEPRVQKILIVDLDVHQGNGTAAIFQHEPRVFTFFMHGARNYPHRKEQSDLDLPLPDGTDDAAYLALLGDTLPRLLHEVAPDFVFYLAGVDVLATDKLGHLALTRTGCQQRDELVLELCHRHQLPVVVCMGGGYSERLADIVESHVNTFRVAAVLFD, translated from the coding sequence ATGCTTCCTATTGCATGGGCGCCTTGCTACGCTCATTCGCTGCCTGCAGGGCACCGCTTCCCAATGCTCAAGTACGAGCTGCTGCCCGAGCAGCTACTGCGTGAAGGCATCGTCACGGAAGCTAATTTCTTTCGGCCGACGCCACCACTTGAAGAAGATATTCTGCGCACGCATACGGCCGACTATTATCACCGGCTGCAGCATGGGCAGCTCACGCGCCAAGAAGAACGCGCAACAGGTTTCCCGTGGTCAGAAGCGCTGTTTATAAGAGAAGTAACCATTTTGGGTGGTACCATCGAATGCGCTCGGCGTGCCTTGCACCACGGTGTTGCGCTCAATGTGGCAGGTGGTACGCACCACGCCTTTGCCGATCGGGGCGAAGGGTTTTGTTTGCTCAATGACCAAGCTGCCGCTGCGCACTACCTGCTGGCGCATGAACCGCGTGTTCAAAAGATTCTGATTGTAGACCTCGATGTGCACCAGGGAAATGGCACGGCAGCCATTTTTCAGCATGAGCCGCGGGTGTTTACTTTTTTTATGCACGGTGCCCGCAACTACCCGCACCGTAAAGAACAATCTGACCTGGATTTACCATTGCCCGATGGAACTGATGATGCAGCATACCTAGCTTTGCTGGGCGATACGCTGCCCCGTCTATTGCATGAGGTAGCGCCCGACTTCGTCTTCTACCTAGCTGGGGTCGATGTACTAGCCACCGACAAGCTTGGTCACCTGGCCTTGACGCGAACAGGCTGCCAGCAGCGCGACGAGTTGGTGCTCGAGCTATGTCACCGGCATCAGCTCCCGGTAGTGGTGTGCATGGGTGGCGGCTACTCCGAGCGGCTCGCCGATATCGTTGAATCTCACGTCAATACCTTTCGTGTCGCCGCTGTGCTGTTCGACTGA
- a CDS encoding methyltransferase domain-containing protein — MDLRQRATEEELMDNLTLASDDLRQNLDELETINTWLGGYEPILQAFSSLEKSFPEAPALQVADLGSGGGDTLRRIAKWGRRRGVKLALVGVDANSFMLDYAAARSQSYPEIRYEQADVFSSKFQAQQYDIITASLFCHHFPDAQLVTLLRAWQQQARRCVIINDLHRHWLAYYSIKWLTRLFRGSYLVRNDAPLSVARAFTRHDWQRLLQQAGIKKYRLRWRWAFRWQVILWSD, encoded by the coding sequence ATGGATCTTCGCCAGCGCGCTACGGAAGAGGAATTGATGGACAATCTAACGCTAGCTTCCGACGATCTTCGTCAGAACCTAGATGAGCTGGAAACCATTAATACGTGGCTTGGGGGCTACGAACCCATCTTGCAAGCATTCAGTTCGTTGGAGAAGTCCTTTCCTGAAGCCCCTGCGCTGCAAGTAGCAGACCTAGGGAGCGGGGGCGGCGACACGCTACGGCGCATTGCGAAGTGGGGCCGACGGCGAGGCGTGAAGCTGGCGCTCGTTGGCGTTGATGCCAACTCCTTCATGCTGGACTATGCTGCCGCACGCAGCCAGAGCTACCCCGAAATTCGGTACGAGCAAGCCGACGTATTCAGCTCTAAGTTCCAAGCGCAGCAATACGACATTATTACGGCGAGCTTATTTTGTCATCACTTTCCCGACGCGCAACTCGTCACGCTTCTGCGTGCATGGCAGCAGCAGGCTCGCCGCTGTGTTATTATCAACGACTTGCATCGGCATTGGCTGGCTTACTACAGTATCAAGTGGCTTACGCGGCTGTTTCGCGGCTCGTATTTAGTACGGAATGACGCGCCGCTTTCGGTAGCCCGCGCTTTCACCCGCCACGATTGGCAGCGCCTTCTGCAACAAGCTGGCATTAAGAAATACCGCTTGCGTTGGCGCTGGGCCTTCCGCTGGCAAGTCATCTTATGGAGTGACTGA
- a CDS encoding type III polyketide synthase — protein MTTFLCAIGTATPPHLIPQPKIADFMATALQLDASDTRKLQALYRVSGIGQRYSVLPDYGRTNGEFTFFPNTPDLEPFPTVGQRMGVYREHALPLSVAAVQDCLRQVPDVEPSAITHLITVSCTGMYAPGLDIELVAALGLSTAVRRTCVNFMGCYAAFNALKLADAFCLADPKACVLIVCTELCTIHFQKNKEEDHLVSNALFGDGSAAALVRSRPAEQGPSLELAAFHCEIESDGHKDMAWHINDFGFEMTLSSYVPRMIQRGIRQLTDGLLAKLPVELADIHAFAIHPGGRKILETIEQELGLTAQDNRFAYQVLREYGNMSSATVLFVLRELLQSLTPANNQDPVLSFAFGPGLTLEAMLLTVAYCSCATVDSAVSSAVEKA, from the coding sequence ATGACCACGTTTCTATGTGCCATTGGCACGGCCACCCCTCCGCACCTTATTCCTCAGCCTAAGATTGCCGACTTCATGGCGACGGCGCTGCAACTCGACGCATCTGATACGCGCAAGCTGCAAGCCTTGTACAGAGTGTCTGGCATTGGCCAGCGCTACTCCGTTCTGCCTGATTATGGTCGCACAAACGGGGAGTTTACGTTTTTTCCTAACACCCCTGACTTAGAGCCGTTCCCAACGGTGGGTCAGCGCATGGGTGTGTACCGGGAGCATGCCTTGCCGCTGTCGGTAGCGGCCGTACAGGATTGCTTGCGCCAAGTGCCGGATGTTGAGCCAAGTGCCATTACGCACCTGATTACAGTGAGCTGCACAGGTATGTACGCGCCTGGCTTAGATATCGAGCTAGTAGCAGCACTAGGGCTATCCACGGCGGTGCGCCGCACGTGTGTCAATTTTATGGGCTGCTATGCGGCATTCAATGCCTTGAAGCTAGCCGACGCATTCTGTTTGGCCGATCCCAAAGCCTGCGTGCTGATTGTATGTACAGAGTTGTGTACCATTCACTTCCAGAAAAACAAAGAGGAGGATCATCTCGTCTCAAACGCACTGTTTGGCGATGGTTCGGCGGCGGCCTTGGTACGGAGCCGCCCCGCTGAGCAAGGACCTAGCTTGGAACTTGCCGCGTTTCATTGCGAAATAGAGTCGGATGGCCATAAGGATATGGCGTGGCATATCAACGACTTCGGCTTCGAGATGACGCTGTCGTCGTACGTACCGCGCATGATTCAGCGGGGCATTCGGCAGCTAACTGATGGGTTACTGGCAAAGCTGCCCGTAGAGTTGGCCGACATTCATGCATTTGCCATTCACCCCGGCGGACGCAAGATCTTGGAAACCATTGAGCAAGAGCTAGGTCTTACCGCCCAAGACAACCGATTTGCTTACCAAGTGCTGCGCGAGTACGGCAACATGTCGTCGGCAACGGTACTGTTCGTGTTGCGCGAGCTACTGCAAAGTCTTACCCCCGCCAACAACCAGGACCCCGTGCTGAGCTTTGCCTTCGGCCCAGGCCTAACCCTGGAAGCGATGTTGCTAACGGTGGCGTATTGCTCCTGTGCAACGGTTGACAGTGCCGTGAGCAGCGCGGTAGAAAAGGCTTAG
- a CDS encoding NAD(P)/FAD-dependent oxidoreductase: MDVLIIGGGLGGLTAALDLAARGHEVTVIERKKFPFHKVCGEYVSNEVLPYLRRLGADPGVLAPAQLTRFLLSSPAGRTLTTSLDLGGFGVSRYSLDHYLYQLAAERGVVFHQAATVTDVTFDSTADHHQVQLADGRQLTARVVLGAYGKRTNLDRQLQRAFFQQRSPYLGVKYHLRLAYPRDVIALHNFADGYAGISAIEDDKFCFCYLTTRQNLKKHGTIPAMEKQVLARNPLLRHILQEAEFLYPQPEVINEISFASKSCIEDHVLMCGDAAGLITPLCGNGMAMAIHGARLVAQRTHEFLLGQLGRTAMENHYRHDWHQQFAARLRVGRLVQRLFGQPTLSEAVVGGLRHWPAAVQAIMRRTHGQPF, encoded by the coding sequence TTGGACGTTCTCATTATTGGCGGCGGCCTAGGTGGCCTGACAGCAGCCTTAGACTTAGCGGCACGCGGCCATGAGGTGACCGTAATAGAACGCAAAAAATTTCCGTTTCATAAAGTTTGCGGAGAGTACGTCTCCAACGAGGTACTACCCTACTTACGACGTCTCGGTGCCGACCCGGGCGTATTAGCACCGGCGCAGCTTACGCGCTTCTTACTTAGCTCGCCAGCCGGGCGCACACTTACCACCTCCCTCGACCTAGGCGGGTTTGGCGTGAGTCGCTATTCGCTTGATCATTATCTTTATCAGTTGGCGGCAGAGCGTGGGGTTGTGTTTCACCAAGCGGCCACGGTAACCGATGTAACGTTCGACTCAACCGCCGACCACCATCAGGTGCAGCTAGCCGACGGACGACAGCTCACGGCGCGGGTGGTGCTAGGGGCATATGGCAAGCGCACCAACTTAGACCGGCAACTCCAGCGCGCTTTTTTTCAGCAACGCTCGCCCTACCTTGGTGTGAAATACCACCTGCGGCTAGCCTACCCGCGCGACGTAATTGCGCTGCACAACTTTGCCGATGGTTACGCAGGCATCTCCGCCATTGAGGATGACAAGTTTTGCTTTTGCTACCTGACCACGCGGCAAAACCTCAAAAAGCACGGCACCATTCCGGCGATGGAGAAGCAGGTGCTAGCTCGCAATCCGCTGCTGCGCCACATTCTGCAAGAAGCGGAGTTCCTGTATCCGCAGCCGGAAGTAATCAACGAAATATCGTTTGCTTCTAAAAGTTGCATCGAAGACCATGTGCTAATGTGCGGCGATGCAGCCGGCCTTATTACGCCGCTTTGTGGCAACGGCATGGCTATGGCTATTCATGGGGCCCGGCTTGTGGCACAACGTACCCACGAGTTTTTGCTAGGGCAGCTAGGTCGGACGGCGATGGAGAACCACTACCGGCACGATTGGCACCAGCAATTTGCAGCACGGCTCCGCGTAGGACGTTTGGTACAGCGCTTATTCGGACAGCCTACTTTGAGCGAGGCCGTTGTAGGGGGCTTGCGTCATTGGCCAGCGGCGGTGCAAGCGATTATGCGGCGTACGCACGGGCAACCATTTTAG
- a CDS encoding T9SS type A sorting domain-containing protein — MMKRLHFFCLLTVLTLGATRSSAPAALAQPVTERVMATSRASDDKSMLVYPNPSTGIVHVAINGFEGRRLELQILNVIGSVIYRENLSELNDRYTKTLDLTKFAGGLYYIKIASDNTSEMRKLVIR; from the coding sequence ATGATGAAACGATTACATTTTTTTTGTTTACTTACCGTGTTGACCCTAGGTGCAACACGTAGCAGCGCTCCTGCTGCGCTGGCGCAGCCGGTGACCGAACGGGTCATGGCGACTTCGCGGGCAAGCGACGATAAATCGATGCTGGTCTATCCTAACCCAAGTACGGGTATAGTTCATGTTGCTATCAATGGATTCGAAGGCCGTCGTTTAGAGCTTCAAATTTTGAACGTCATCGGCTCCGTTATATACCGCGAAAACTTGAGCGAACTGAATGACCGCTATACCAAGACGCTGGATTTGACGAAGTTTGCAGGCGGCTTGTACTATATTAAAATCGCTTCCGATAACACCAGCGAAATGCGCAAGTTAGTTATCCGCTAA
- a CDS encoding PAS domain S-box protein, translating to MSSIALRHLRRQLQWTRRAQAAAEGELHVLREQIQEQNVAAARQASALFQTMSTAVVALTQHYTVALVNERLCGLFGLTERPELYVGEVYTALFDQATIKFCDAHRVRAQLRSAVYSQTRVTGLIAKLTDGKVLQCDYLPVVQEGQTTLHLWSFENVTQQQQTQQRIQELSRLAEQSPYPIINFNRIGQALYANPAAESVLTDLASPTEQACQEHLLREIAQALAECQPRTSERQLANHFYLWTVVPLPQEESANVYLTDITARRNAEADLLRSQLFVARINDTVPILLLLYDLEEQQITYANRQCYHLLGYSESEIMAMDRVALIQLVVVEDRHLLPQQSIDLKHLVDGQTVTAEYRLRHRDGTHKWFRFMSTVFTRHPDGRVKTVVASAQDITQQRTTELALHQSQLFVERIANTAPNMIYLFDLRTLSNVYSNRQAYSLFGYTEDELQQMGSGMLAQLFPASEVRRIERHIRELQKLADGEVLTIEVYIIHRSGFVRWIRMTHSPFERDAHGAMQQIIGVAEDITKWKTADEQRRAANRRLAEQNHLFRQVIDTTPHLIYLKDEQGNYLLANRATADLFGLSTAEIIRTNPSQLPVNAEEAAEYLQFDRQVITTGREVVGEDKFTQANGDVMWFYSIRRPFELADGTVQVLGVSSNITELKQVQNALREAKEAAEENANTKQAFLANMSHEIRTPMNGVLGLASLLAKTPLDEQQSQYLDHIRHSAENLLVVINDILAMAQLGAGKIRPEATHFDLREVLQASLHSLQPRANEKGIVLQLEEPSAQVATFVIGDPYRLRQVLLNLLSNAVKFTNDGTVWLSCRLLTESEDEVRFEFSVRDTGIGIPAHQLKNVFEAFTQASDSTAREYGGSGLGLSISRGLVELLRGEITAESQPNEGSTFRFSLPFAPASADAIPVPSALPESHYQSLGDRRVLLTEDNRINQMLVEVILRNWGMHVDTASTGQEAIALFQQHRYDVVLMDIQMPGLDGVATTNLLRQHADPERAATPVIALTAHAMPGENERYRAAGLDGYLSKPFREEDLFRVMATALQERPQVTQLPTVAPVQEPAEPLYDLSSIRRLTHDNEAFVRRLVNLFIQTTPPCVQDLEKHLADQQWEALSAAAHHLKSSLDGLQIKPLHDTIRQIEACKLAPTDLTAVETQVARVRDVTTRVIAQLQEEFPN from the coding sequence ATGAGTTCTATCGCTTTACGACATCTGCGCAGGCAGCTGCAATGGACACGCCGAGCACAAGCGGCTGCGGAAGGTGAGCTTCACGTGTTACGTGAGCAAATACAAGAGCAGAATGTAGCGGCAGCTCGTCAGGCATCAGCCTTGTTTCAGACGATGAGCACGGCCGTAGTTGCACTCACGCAGCACTACACTGTGGCGCTGGTGAACGAGCGTTTGTGTGGCTTATTTGGCTTGACTGAGCGGCCAGAACTTTATGTCGGTGAAGTCTATACTGCGCTTTTCGACCAAGCCACTATCAAGTTCTGCGATGCTCATAGAGTCCGGGCGCAGCTACGCTCTGCCGTTTACAGTCAAACCAGAGTGACGGGGCTGATTGCTAAGCTCACGGATGGCAAAGTACTGCAGTGTGACTACCTACCAGTTGTACAAGAAGGGCAAACTACGTTGCACTTGTGGAGCTTTGAGAATGTAACGCAGCAACAACAAACGCAGCAGCGTATTCAAGAGCTTTCGCGTTTGGCCGAGCAGAGCCCTTACCCCATCATTAATTTTAATCGTATTGGCCAAGCATTATACGCCAACCCAGCCGCCGAAAGTGTCCTGACGGACCTAGCTTCTCCCACGGAGCAAGCATGCCAGGAACATCTGCTCCGAGAAATAGCCCAAGCGTTAGCTGAGTGCCAGCCCCGTACGTCAGAACGACAGCTTGCCAATCACTTTTATCTCTGGACGGTTGTGCCCTTACCACAGGAGGAGAGTGCCAACGTTTACCTGACGGATATCACCGCTCGACGCAACGCAGAAGCAGACTTGCTACGCAGCCAGCTGTTTGTGGCTCGTATCAACGATACGGTACCTATTCTGTTGCTCTTGTATGACCTAGAAGAACAACAGATTACATACGCTAACCGACAGTGTTACCACCTACTAGGCTACTCAGAGTCCGAGATAATGGCGATGGATCGTGTCGCATTAATTCAGCTCGTGGTAGTGGAGGACCGACATCTGTTACCGCAGCAATCAATTGATTTAAAACATCTTGTAGATGGCCAGACTGTAACGGCAGAGTACCGACTGCGCCACCGTGATGGTACGCATAAGTGGTTCCGCTTTATGAGCACGGTTTTCACTCGCCACCCCGATGGTCGAGTGAAAACCGTGGTAGCTAGTGCCCAGGATATAACGCAGCAGCGTACTACTGAGCTAGCCCTGCATCAGAGCCAGTTGTTTGTGGAGCGAATTGCCAATACCGCTCCCAACATGATTTATCTCTTCGACTTGCGCACGCTTAGCAATGTGTATAGCAATCGACAGGCGTACAGCCTGTTTGGGTACACCGAAGATGAGCTCCAGCAAATGGGATCGGGCATGTTGGCGCAGCTATTCCCAGCATCAGAGGTGCGAAGAATCGAGCGGCACATACGAGAACTGCAAAAGCTAGCTGATGGCGAGGTCCTTACCATTGAGGTATACATCATTCACCGGAGTGGCTTCGTCCGGTGGATACGCATGACACATTCACCGTTTGAGCGCGACGCCCACGGTGCTATGCAGCAGATAATTGGAGTGGCGGAGGACATAACGAAATGGAAAACAGCTGACGAGCAGCGCCGTGCTGCCAACCGACGCCTCGCGGAGCAGAACCACTTGTTTCGCCAAGTTATTGATACAACGCCTCACCTGATTTATCTGAAGGATGAGCAAGGCAACTATTTGCTCGCCAACCGCGCCACAGCAGACTTATTTGGCCTAAGCACCGCCGAAATCATCCGCACAAATCCGTCGCAACTTCCTGTTAATGCAGAGGAAGCCGCCGAATACCTACAGTTTGATCGGCAAGTAATCACCACGGGGCGCGAAGTAGTAGGCGAAGACAAGTTTACTCAGGCCAATGGGGATGTGATGTGGTTCTATAGTATAAGAAGGCCATTTGAACTAGCCGATGGCACAGTGCAAGTGCTTGGTGTTTCCAGCAACATCACTGAGCTGAAGCAGGTACAGAATGCGCTACGGGAGGCGAAGGAGGCTGCGGAGGAAAATGCCAATACCAAGCAGGCTTTTCTGGCCAACATGAGCCACGAAATTCGCACACCCATGAACGGGGTGTTAGGCTTGGCTTCGCTGCTGGCCAAAACGCCCCTGGATGAGCAGCAAAGCCAATATCTGGATCATATCCGCCATTCTGCCGAGAACTTATTAGTAGTTATTAACGACATCTTAGCCATGGCACAACTCGGAGCCGGCAAGATTCGGCCGGAAGCAACGCACTTTGATTTGCGTGAGGTGTTGCAAGCTAGCCTACATTCTCTGCAACCCCGGGCAAACGAGAAAGGAATCGTTCTTCAGCTCGAAGAGCCCTCGGCGCAAGTGGCGACGTTTGTAATCGGAGATCCTTACCGGTTACGCCAAGTTTTACTCAATTTGCTCAGCAATGCCGTTAAGTTTACCAACGACGGGACTGTGTGGCTTAGTTGCCGTTTGCTAACCGAATCGGAGGATGAGGTACGCTTTGAATTTAGCGTGCGTGATACGGGTATTGGAATTCCAGCGCATCAACTCAAGAATGTATTTGAAGCCTTTACTCAAGCCTCTGATAGTACAGCCCGCGAATACGGGGGATCAGGGCTAGGCTTAAGCATCTCACGTGGCTTAGTGGAGTTGTTACGTGGCGAGATTACAGCAGAGAGTCAGCCTAACGAAGGCAGTACCTTCCGCTTTAGCCTGCCTTTCGCGCCGGCTTCGGCCGACGCCATACCTGTGCCCTCTGCCCTGCCAGAGTCGCACTACCAAAGCCTAGGAGATAGACGCGTACTCCTCACTGAAGACAATCGCATCAACCAGATGCTGGTAGAGGTGATACTCCGAAACTGGGGCATGCATGTGGATACGGCTAGTACCGGCCAGGAGGCTATAGCGTTGTTCCAGCAGCATCGCTATGACGTTGTATTGATGGACATTCAGATGCCTGGCCTGGATGGAGTAGCAACGACGAACTTGCTCCGCCAGCATGCCGATCCTGAGCGGGCCGCTACCCCAGTCATAGCACTTACGGCCCACGCTATGCCCGGCGAAAACGAGCGGTACCGCGCGGCGGGCCTAGATGGCTACCTATCGAAGCCATTCCGCGAAGAAGATCTATTCCGGGTTATGGCAACGGCCCTGCAAGAGCGGCCGCAAGTGACGCAACTACCAACTGTTGCCCCGGTGCAGGAACCTGCGGAACCGCTATATGACCTCAGTAGTATCCGGCGCTTGACGCATGACAACGAAGCCTTTGTACGTCGTTTGGTAAATCTTTTCATTCAGACTACCCCGCCTTGTGTGCAGGACTTAGAAAAGCACTTAGCCGACCAACAATGGGAAGCGCTAAGCGCTGCGGCCCACCACTTAAAAAGCTCGCTCGACGGCTTACAGATTAAACCGCTACACGATACTATTCGCCAGATAGAAGCTTGTAAGCTAGCTCCTACTGATCTGACAGCCGTCGAGACGCAAGTAGCTAGGGTTCGGGATGTGACTACGCGAGTAATTGCCCAATTGCAAGAGGAGTTTCCGAATTAA